The following are encoded in a window of Primulina eburnea isolate SZY01 chromosome 4, ASM2296580v1, whole genome shotgun sequence genomic DNA:
- the LOC140829189 gene encoding probable methyltransferase PMT26: protein MAPGKYSRVDGRRSSSRYCSTFAIMVFVALCLVGVWMMTTSSMVRFQNTNVSPESENKVKTRITGSKSENNDDDDDNIDNSSNVAGGGHELTDDEKSNQFEDNAGDLTEKETKGETDRNSNQEEKNENSEENETDNKEKEEDKLKGSSKDENTEDGSENGEDGKSQMANKATGSVEMERNSDDGEKEFEKKTNEMKDGKRESHIDESVVINKDEELDHGSFAKNNSVELLPSGSESEFLNEYSTQNGSFSTQATESANENEAQKLSQSENQYVYSWKLCNTTSGPDFIPCLDNWAEVRKLPSTKHYEHRERHCPDNPPTCLVPLPERYLHPIEWPTSRKKIWYHNVPHAKLAEVKGHQNWVKISGEYLTFPGGGTQFKHGALHYIEFIQESVPGIAWGKHSRVVLDVGCGVASFGGFLFEKDVLTMSLAPKDEHEAQVQFALERGIPAISAVMGTKRLPYPGRVFDVVHCARCRVPWHIEGGKLLLELNRLLRPGGFFVWSATPIYRKLPDDIGIWEAMKKLTEAMCWEVVSISKDEVNRVGIAVYRKPTSNECYEQRSQNDPPLCQNSDDPNAAWNVPLQPCMHKVPVALSERGSQWPEQWPARVEKTPYWLLTSQVGAYGKPAPEDFAADNEHWKRVVNKSYLNGLGIKWSTVRNVMDMRAIYGGFAAALRELNLWVMNVVSIDAPDTLPIIYERGLFGIYHEWCESFSTYPRSYDLLHADHIFSKIKARCSIMALVSEVDRILRPEGNIIVRDTVKIISELENIFKSMQWDIRMTYSKNKEGMLCAQKTMWRPKDEETIQYAIA from the exons ATGGCACCAGGAAAATACTCTAGAGTTGATGGTCGGAGATCATCATCGAGATACTGCTCAACATTCGCAATAATGGTTTTTGTAGCCCTTTGTTTAGTTGGTGTATGGATGATGACGACGTCTTCTATGGTCCGTTTTCAAAATACCAATGTCTCTCCGGAAAGCGAGAACAAGGTGAAGACACGCATTACTGGTAGCAAAAGTGAgaataatgatgatgatgatgataacaTTGATAATAGTAGCAATGTTGCTGGTGGCGGTCATGAATTAACTGATGATGAAAAGTCAAATCAGTTTGAGGATAATGCAGGTGATTTGACTGAGAAGGAGACCAAAGGGGAGACAGACAGGAATTCAAATCAGGAGGAAAAAAATGAGAACTCTGAAGAGAATGAAACAGACAATAAGGAGAAGGAGGAGGACAAATTGAAAGGGAGTTCTAAGGATGAAAATACAGAAGATGGATCAGAAAATGGAGAGGACGGAAAATCACAGATGGCGAATAAAGCCACTGGATCTGTAGAGATGGAAAGAAATTCTGATGACGGTGAGAAAGAATTTGAGAAGAAAACAAATGAGATGAAAGATGGCAAGAGAGAGAGTCATATAGACGAAAGTGTGGTGATAAATAAAGATGAGGAGCTAGATCATGGTTCTTTTGCGAAGAACAACTCTGTTGAGTTGCTTCCTTCTGGATCTGAATCAGAATTTTTAAATGAATATTCAACCCAAAATGGATCCTTTTCGACTCAAGCAACGGAGTCCGCAAATGAGAATGAAGCCCAGAAATTATCCCAATCGGAGAATCAATATGTTTACAGTTGGAAACTTTGCAACACCACCTCTGGGCCAGATTTTATTCCTTGCCTTGACAACTGGGCAGAAGTTCGGAAACTTCCATCAACTAAGCACTACGAACACAGGGAGAGGCACTGCCCAGACAATCCCCCCACCTGTCTTGTTCCACTTCCTGAAAGATACCTGCACCCGATTGAGTGGCCTACAAGCCGGAAAAAG ATTTGGTACCATAATGTTCCCCACGCAAAACTTGCAGAAGTTAAAGGACATCAGAATTGGGTTAAAATTAGCGGTGAATACCTTACTTTCCCTGGTGGTGGCACCCAGTTTAAGCATGGCGCTCTTCATTATATTGAATTCATACAAGAG TCTGTGCCTGGCATTGCATGGGGAAAACACTCCCGAGTTGTTTTGGATGTTGGATGTGGAGTTGCTAGCTTTGGGGGCTTTCTCTTTGAAAAGGATGTGCTGACAATGTCATTAGCTCCGAAAGATGAGCATGAAGCTCAGGTTCAATTTGCACTTGAAAGAGGAATACCTGCTATATCTGCTGTTATGGGTACTAAGAGGCTTCCCTACCCAGGGAGAGTTTTTGATGTTGTCCATTGTGCACGTTGTAGGGTGCCTTGGCATATTGAAG GTGGTAAGCTTCTCTTGGAGCTGAACCGTTTACTGCGGCCTGGTGGTTTCTTTGTTTGGTCGGCAACTCCCATTTACCGGAAACTTCCTGATGATATTGGGATCTGGGAAG CGATGAAGAAACTCACTGAAGCAATGTGCTGGGAAGTTGTTTCAATTTCCAAGGATGAAGTAAATAGAGTAGGGATTGCTGTATATCGTAAGCCTACTTCAAATGAGTGCTATGAACAGCGGTCACAAAATGATCCCCCACTTTGCCAAAATTCTGATGATCCAAATGCTGCCTG GAACGTACCTTTACAACCATGCATGCACAAAGTTCCTGTTGCTTTGTCAGAGCGTGGTTCTCAATGGCCAGAACAGTGGCCTGCAAGAGTGGAAAAAACACCTTATTGGTTGTTGACTTCCCAGGTTGGAGCCTATGGGAAGCCAGCTCCAGAAGATTTTGCTGCTGATAATGAACACTGGAAACGTGTAGTGAACAAGTCATATCTAAATGGACTGGGAATTAAATGGTCAACTGTGAGAAATGTCATGGACATGCGTGCTATCTATGGAGG ATTTGCTGCTGCTCTGAGAGAATTGAATTTGTGGGTTATGAATGTTGTCTCTATAGATGCTCCTGATACACTACCAATTATTTATGAGCGAGGTCTATTTGGAATTTACCACGAGTGGTGTGAATCATTCAGCACTTACCCAAGATCTTATGATCTTCTCCACGCCGATCATATTTTCTCAAAGATAAAGGCCAG GTGTAGCATCATGGCTTTGGTTTCTGAGGTTGATCGGATTTTGAGACCTGAAGGAAATATCATAGTCCGGGACACCGTCAAAATAATTAGTGAACTCGAAAACATATTCAAGTCGATGCAGTGGGATATCCGCATGACCTACTCAAAAAACAAGGAAGGAATGTTGTGTGCGCAAAAAACAATGTGGAGGCCTAAAGATGAGGAGACGATCCAATATGCCATTGCTTAA
- the LOC140829190 gene encoding protein Brevis radix-like 2 — protein MLTCIACSKQLNNGSLRERPEDEENAATPSTKQAIKVLTAQIRGMAVKASGAYKSCKPCSGSFKNDQSRAYVDSEAGSMSERYYGSYRRACSSNSTPRPWGKEMEAKLKALSSGSCTPASVSGRTESVVFMEEDEPKEWVAQVEPGVLITFVSLPQGGNDLKRIRFSREIFNKWQAQQWWAENYDKVMELYNVHMFNRQGIPVPTPPQSEDENSKTESAESSPVTPPLSKERLPRNFHRPTGVGYSSSNSLECHPTQCRHGRDSNVLNSTPKLSSISAVKTETSSIDASVRSSYNSRDLDHSGELSVSNASDLETEWVEQDEPGVYITIRALPDGTRELKRVRFSRERFGEMQARLWWEENRARIQQQYL, from the exons ATGTTGACTTGTATAGCTTGCTCGAAGCAGTTAAATAATGGATCTCTACGCGAGCGCCCGGAGGACGAAGAAAACGCTGCCACTCCCTCCACCAAACAGGCCATCAAAGTCCTTACAGCCCAA ATCAGGGGCATGGCCGTGAAGGCATCAGGTGCGTACAAGAGTTGCAAGCCATGTTCCGGCTCTTTCAAAAACGATCAGAGCCGAGCCTACGTAGACTCGGAGGCCGGCTCGATGTCCGAGAGATATTACGGTTCTTACAGAAGAGCTTGCAGCTCAAACTCCACGCCTAGGCCCTGGGGGAAAGAAATGGAAGCAAAATTGAAGGCCCTTTCCAGCGGCTCGTGCACCCCTGCTTCTGTGAGCGGGAGAACCGAGTCAGTAGTGTTCATGGAGGAAGATGAACCCAAAGAGTGGGTTGCACAAGTCGAGCCTGGTGTGTTAATTACATTTGTTTCATTGCCCCAGGGTGGAAATGATCTCAAAAGGATTCGATTCAG CCGAGAGATTTTTAACAAATGGCAGGCTCAACAATGGTGGGCAGAGAACTACGATAAAGTTATGGAATTATATAATGTCCACATGTTCAATCGTCAAGGGATACCCGTGCCAACTCCTCCACAATCTGAAGACGAG AACTCAAAAACTGAATCTGCTGAGAGTAGCCCAGTTACACCTCCATTGAGCAAAGAGCGTCTACCCCGCAACTTCCATCGCCCGACAGGGGTGGGCTACTCGTCTTCAAACTCACTCGAATGCCACCCAACGCAATGTCGACATGGCCGAGATTCCAACGTGCTTAATTCGACACCTAAACTCTCGAGCATCAGTGCTGTAAAAACCGAGACATCATCAATAGATGCTTCTGTACGGTCAAGTTATAATTCGAGGGATCTGGACCACTCTGGAGAGCTTTCAGTGAGCAATGCCAGTGATTTAGAGACCGAGTGGGTCGAGCAGGATGAGCCAGGAGTATATATTACTATCAGGGCTTTGCCAGATGGCACTCGCGAGCTTAAACGAGTGCGGTTTAG CCGAGAAAGGTTTGGAGAAATGCAAGCAAGGTTGTGGTGGGAAGAGAACCGAGCAAGGATTCAACAGCAGTACTTGTGA